AATTTGATGTCAGATGGATGTAAGTAAGAGGAAATGAATGAAAACCAAACCTGTTGTTTGTTCTTCAATGAAATCAATGGGTTTCCGATACATCCGTCTAAGTGTTGTTGTATGCTTAGCTAGCAAGAGATCCGGGAAATGGCAGTAGAAAACAACCTATATCCACATATGGTCAAAATTAAGTTGTTGTATATAGTGAGCAGAAGATATGATGACTAACAGCAAAATTTGAATACCTTAGATGACCTTTTGAGTTTCAGCAATGGGACTACGACTGAAACTTGGTCTGCTAGTACAACATCGAATGAAGACCAACCCAAAAGAACACAGAGAGCAACAAACAAGCACCGCAAATATGCACACACTGCGTGTAGTCGGTAGAAAATATGCCGTGGCAGGAAAGATCCATACACCGTAACTTGAAAGATACCTGGATAGTTGTTAAGACATGAATCATACATCACAAACCGTGATCTTATAAAGCTTACAAATTTGAAGAATATTCTAAAACCAAATGATAAATTGAGTGTCAAGAATCTGAACTCTCAGTAGATAGCTCTTTCAAAGCAAACATCTTTCTGAAATCAAGTAAAATCGTCACTCACCGGAAAGAGTTTCCTCGAAGCATCTGGATTTGTCGTGGTGAGAGGTGAAGATATGAACTTTATGACCGTGCGAGGCAAGCTCAACGGCCGCATCAACAATCAATCTCTCTGCTCCGCCTGCATATACCAGAAACAACGCACTAGTGTAAATTTGTGAGATCCAAACGAGAAGATAATGACTTATTCATCCGTGTATCAAATCAAAGTCTGTTAAACTAGTTATTGATCTCTCAATTGCGTTTACTCTTTGAAGTTGGTAATAACTCCTCGGAACCAAGATAGATCGCAGAAGAAAGACCAATTATACGAGAGGAAGAAGGCTAATCAGGGggaaatcaaaatcgaacaaTTGATGAAGATCGTACCTATTCCAAGATCTGGATGTATAATGGCGATGTTCATCTTTGAACCTTCTTTTTTCGCCATTTACAGACTTGACTGGTTTACGTTCTTCTGTTTGCTTTCCCCGTGAACAATTTTTAGAGGTGTCAAAAGATATTTGACCCGCCCGTCTTGGACAGATTGGATTAAAAACGGAAAAGTTAATAGAGTTTCTCAAGGCCCACAATTGTTCGGCCCAGATAGCCCAACAGgtgattaaattatttaatatcacGAAATTAATATCACTGAATATTTATTCTGACgttcattatttttctctgAAAAGAAATGTTGAATTCTGTATATTTATAAGGGAACAAAtgtttatgtaaatatatgatttagtCTGTGTCTTGCAACATTCTATCTCCAAAGTATGGAAACTTTGATTTGAATACTCCAAAATTCTCAGTGAGAAAAGAACagaatatttttaactaatcAAAATTCAGAATCAAAAGTTGAGTACACTAATACATATTGTCATTGATGACTCCATTACCAAGTCGTGAGAAGTTTGATAACATGCCGAAAACTAAATAATAGTACCTGAAGATTTAGTGCCTTCCATATACATAACTTTGTGCCTCTTGAGTCTTTGACTCTTCAATTGAATACGTAGAAGAGAAACAATATGATTAAGCCTCTGCGGCGtagacaaaacatatatactgGTTAATTGcatcaaactttaaaaaaaatcatcaagcAGCTTAAAATGTCTGAAAGCACTAACCAAGGTTCTATatcaaaaactgaaattagATGTAATCATGTAGACATGTACACTAACCAACGCATGCCTCAGCCTCATTGTTGTCCTGTGGGTTACCAGCTTTATCTTCGCACATATGTTCCTGAAATGATTCACACAATTTAATTTGTGAAATAACAAGATATAAGAGAGTGCTTGTTCTCTTGGTATGCTTTCTCACCTCGACCATGGATGATGTGTTCTCATTGTTCTCGTTAGCATTAGATATAGCAAGAGAAGCAACGCCTTTCATTACTCTACGTGGTAGAAGCTCAAAATCCCAGCCAAGTAGTTCACAGACAAACTGAGCGAAAACCTTGTGAGCTcgtattttcatttttggtacTTTAGTACAATGTTGAACAACTCCATAACAGtgtttgaatctttttaacaTCTTCTTATCAGTCGCAGCACAACACACCAGACAGATAAAAGCTCCACCTTCATAGTTTTTCTCATAGTAACTCTTGAGCTCAACATTCTCGGAGAAGACTTTAGATATTAACTCCAACTCCTCAGACAGATTCTCATCACCGTTCTCCTCAGTTCCATCAGCTGCACCAGTACCATCCTTGACAAAAATGTCTTTCAAAGCTTCTGATGCATTCTGTTGCATTTGTAACACCGCAGCCTTTGCGTGTTCTTCAACCGACATGACCTGTTGTTTCTCCTGAGGAATCTTCGAGTCTGAAGGCGGCTCAGATGCACCTTCCACAACCGTCTATCAAGagcaataacaaaaaaaaaagttaagtaTTTCTGAATGACCAGAATTATTCAAGAAACCTCCCAAGAATCACAATGATCCAGCAAATTCATCTTTAATCAGATCAAAACCTTCCCTCAGAACAACATAAATAAACTGATAAGCTTGTCTTTGATCATTATAACCAGATAGTAACCTGAACTATCAAACTATAACCCGGCCCTTAATTGAATTCCCACAAGCAAATCAATCATCTTTTTCGAAACCATAGACTACAATAGTTGAAAGCTAACTTCTTTCAAGGCATCGAAACTAACCTGAGAATCTTTTTGGCTAGAAACAACTGGATTGTTAACGTCCCAGCCAAGAACATTGCAGACAACTTGAGCGAGAGCTCTATGCTGAATTTTCAAATCCGTCTTGTGAATAGTAAGTGAATGCTGAATTAAAGCTAAGCAGCTCTTGAACTTCCTACAACTTTTCTCTCCAATGCCACCACAAACCAAACACCAAAACTCTCCATTCCCAGTGTTCTTCTCATAGTATTCCTTCAACTTCACATTCTCTTCAAAAACTCTCGATAGAAACTGAAACTccttggaagaagaagattcttctttctccaaagACTGATCTTCGTCTCCTTCATCGATTTCCGATTCATCTCCTCCGGCGACTGAGCTATCTTCTTCACCGGATTTTCGACCGAAGAACTCGCGACAGGTGCGATGGATATCTCTCTGAAGCATATTCGCCGccaatttctctttctcctcgGCCGAAATAGGTCGAGTCTTTTTACACGGCCTGTATTCCGGCCATCCAGATCCCGTAGAAGGAGGCTGAGGCACGTCATTGACGGGCCATTCTCGACCCGAATCAGGCCTAGGACGTTTGTTGTTATTGTAGAGATTTTGAGGATTATTAGGGTTTCTGGATATGATCTGTGGAGTAACAGCTCCATAGCGAGAGAGAAGTTGCAAATCAGACGGCGGGATGTAATTCGGTCTGGGTCGTTGAATCGGGTCGTGAATCAGGTTGAAATTAGGGCTAGGGATTGGTTTTCGGGTAGGAGGACCTTGATGCCAGAGGGAGTGAAGGTAGATTACTTCTTGCTTCAGAGATTCATCGTCGTAAATATTCAtcattctttgtttgttttccgatgaggaagaagaacttCAAGCTTTCCGTTTTTGTCATTAGAGTTcactttttatattattttagatctcttttctcttaacaatTTACCATTTACTGCATTTTAACGCCTAAACTTTCActttattatgtttttcaCCTAATCCTCTGATTTCTTACAAGTTAGACCCAAAACTTCTAacgttttaaaacttttaccccaaaatctctgtttttaaCAAGCTGATCCCTGAACTTTTACTGTGCATAATCCCCCCCCCCTCCCCCCTCTAATTCTCTGAAGAACATTTTAGATACGAATTGACATGGAAGATCAATCGAAACTTTatggggaaaaaaaacattataagaGGTAAGCCAcaatattgtaaaatttaCTACATTACATGTTCTCAAATTTTCTAAACTCTTTAGCCCCACTTCTTCAATCGTTTGCCTCTTCTCCGGCAATACGTCCACACTTCTT
This sequence is a window from Arabidopsis thaliana chromosome 1 sequence. Protein-coding genes within it:
- a CDS encoding uncharacterized protein (unknown protein; Has 75 Blast hits to 52 proteins in 16 species: Archae - 0; Bacteria - 0; Metazoa - 4; Fungi - 2; Plants - 66; Viruses - 0; Other Eukaryotes - 3 (source: NCBI BLink).) codes for the protein MMNIYDDESLKQEVIYLHSLWHQGPPTRKPIPSPNFNLIHDPIQRPRPNYIPPSDLQLLSRYGAVTPQIISRNPNNPQNLYNNNKRPRPDSGREWPVNDVPQPPSTGSGWPEYRPCKKTRPISAEEKEKLAANMLQRDIHRTCREFFGRKSGEEDSSVAGGDESEIDEGDEDQSLEKEESSSSKEFQFLSRVFEENVKLKEYYEKNTGNGEFWCLVCGGIGEKSCRKFKSCLALIQHSLTIHKTDLKIQHRALAQVVCNVLGWDVNNPVVSSQKDSQTVVEGASEPPSDSKIPQEKQQVMSVEEHAKAAVLQMQQNASEALKDIFVKDGTGAADGTEENGDENLSEELELISKVFSENVELKSYYEKNYEGGAFICLVCCAATDKKMLKRFKHCYGVVQHCTKVPKMKIRAHKVFAQFVCELLGWDFELLPRRVMKGVASLAISNANENNENTSSMVEEHMCEDKAGNPQDNNEAEACVEA
- a CDS encoding uncharacterized protein (unknown protein; Has 35333 Blast hits to 34131 proteins in 2444 species: Archae - 798; Bacteria - 22429; Metazoa - 974; Fungi - 991; Plants - 531; Viruses - 0; Other Eukaryotes - 9610 (source: NCBI BLink).), which codes for MMNIYDDESLKQEVIYLHSLWHQGPPTRKPIPSPNFNLIHDPIQRPRPNYIPPSDLQLLSRYGAVTPQIISRNPNNPQNLYNNNKRPRPDSGREWPVNDVPQPPSTGSGWPEYRPCKKTRPISAEEKEKLAANMLQRDIHRTCREFFGRKSGEEDSSVAGGDESEIDEGDEDQSLEKEESSSSKEFQFLSRVFEENVKLKEYYEKNTGNGEFWCLVCGGIGEKSCRKFKSCLALIQHSLTIHKTDLKIQHRALAQVVCNVLGWDVNNPVVSSQKDSQTVVEGASEPPSDSKIPQEKQQVMSVEEHAKAAVLQMQQNASEALKDIFVKDGTGAADGTEENGDENLSEELELISKVFSENVELKSYYEKNYEGGAFICLVCCAATDKKMLKRFKHCYGVVQHCTKVPKMKIRAHKVFAQFVCELLGWDFELLPRRVMKGVASLAISNANENNENTSSMVEEHMCEDKAGNPQDNNEAEACVG